From Bacillus solimangrovi, one genomic window encodes:
- a CDS encoding transglycosylase domain-containing protein, with translation MSDEYKSRQERRKKQMTQKTTKPKNNKNKKSKKTGGQIFKRILFLMIVLGGLLVAGGGIYAFSIIQSAPDLDLNQLKDPLSSKVYDMNGELIAELGIEKRTKVSIDEIPQVVQDAFISTEDIRFEDHFGIDIRRIGGAVIANFKEGFGAEGASTITQQVVKRSFLSPDKNLTRKIQEAWLSIKLEQQLEKWQILEIYLNKIYFDNGVYGVAKAAEFYFDKPLSELTIEEAALLAGMPKAPAYYDPFEHPEAAEGRRNVVIGLMEKNNTITAEQAATAKSIPLEDTLATGQEDFSPYNAFLDRVIDEVNELEDVDIYSSGLKIHTTLDPNAQQFMESMLYTNDIIAYPNDRFQAGIVLTDTKTGEIRAIGGGRNNNTERGYNYATDINRQPGSTAKPIFAYGPAVEYLKWSTYHQLVDEKYQYSNGTPINNWDNKYKGQMTMRTALALSRNVPALKALQEVGLDNSRDFASGLGLNLPDAIYESYSIGGFNGLSPMELAGAYSAFGNGGIFNAPHAVTKIEFPDGEIVDMKPEPQAAMSDYTAFMVTDMLKSVMTYGTGTGANVSRLNIAGKTGTTNFDQATLNKYGIPSSSVPDSWFAGYTPEYTAAVWTGYSETSSENHLDYNQKQIAKQLFKQLFEHIYSGKSSDDFQRPSSVVRVNVEEGTNPAQLPSDNTPKDKITWEYFVKGTEPTKVSEQYKPLNPVDGLRSDYTKPLDRILIQWEYNNEDDIVFEVQQSINGSQFQTVQTTKENFLVINNPVKGADYQFQVIAKTESNASEPVTTRVKIPGRYNDDLLPPGFDSDITDHDKKKDDKKKDDKKKDKKKDDEPHESEPDEDFNDEYDETHETEPYEEFVDEQNRIFIEN, from the coding sequence ATGTCAGACGAATACAAATCTAGACAAGAACGACGAAAAAAACAAATGACACAGAAAACAACGAAACCTAAAAATAATAAAAATAAAAAAAGTAAAAAAACAGGTGGTCAAATTTTTAAACGAATACTATTTTTAATGATCGTTTTAGGTGGCCTACTCGTTGCAGGCGGAGGTATTTATGCATTCTCCATCATTCAAAGTGCACCAGACCTTGACTTAAATCAGTTAAAGGACCCGCTTTCATCCAAAGTTTATGATATGAATGGTGAACTTATTGCTGAATTAGGGATAGAAAAACGAACAAAGGTATCCATTGACGAAATACCTCAAGTTGTTCAAGATGCATTCATTTCAACAGAAGACATTCGATTTGAAGATCATTTTGGAATAGATATTCGCCGAATCGGAGGTGCAGTTATTGCAAACTTCAAAGAAGGTTTCGGTGCTGAAGGAGCAAGTACGATTACACAACAAGTTGTAAAGCGTTCCTTCCTATCACCAGATAAAAACTTAACTAGAAAAATTCAAGAAGCATGGCTCTCAATTAAACTCGAACAACAATTAGAAAAATGGCAAATACTTGAAATTTATTTAAATAAAATCTATTTTGACAATGGGGTTTATGGAGTTGCCAAAGCAGCAGAGTTTTATTTTGATAAACCACTTAGTGAATTAACAATTGAGGAAGCTGCATTACTTGCAGGTATGCCGAAAGCACCAGCTTATTACGACCCATTTGAACATCCTGAAGCAGCCGAGGGACGTCGCAATGTTGTTATTGGATTAATGGAGAAAAATAATACGATCACCGCTGAACAGGCAGCAACAGCTAAAAGTATCCCACTTGAAGATACATTAGCAACCGGACAAGAAGACTTCTCGCCATACAATGCATTCTTAGACCGTGTTATTGATGAAGTAAATGAACTAGAGGATGTTGATATTTATTCAAGTGGTTTAAAGATTCATACTACACTTGACCCTAATGCACAACAGTTTATGGAGAGCATGTTGTATACAAATGATATTATTGCTTATCCAAATGATCGCTTTCAAGCAGGGATAGTTTTGACTGATACGAAAACAGGTGAAATTCGAGCTATTGGTGGAGGTCGCAACAATAATACAGAACGTGGTTACAATTATGCAACGGATATTAACCGTCAACCAGGTTCAACCGCTAAACCGATCTTTGCTTATGGTCCAGCAGTTGAATACTTAAAATGGTCGACATATCATCAACTCGTCGACGAAAAGTATCAATATTCAAATGGTACACCAATTAATAACTGGGATAATAAGTATAAGGGTCAAATGACTATGCGTACGGCTCTAGCATTATCTCGTAATGTGCCAGCACTAAAAGCACTTCAAGAAGTTGGGCTTGATAATTCTCGTGATTTTGCTTCTGGACTTGGTTTAAACTTACCTGATGCGATATATGAATCATATTCGATTGGTGGATTTAATGGTTTATCACCTATGGAATTAGCAGGTGCATACAGTGCGTTCGGAAATGGTGGTATATTTAACGCACCACATGCTGTAACAAAGATCGAATTCCCAGATGGTGAAATTGTTGATATGAAACCAGAACCACAAGCAGCAATGAGTGATTATACAGCCTTCATGGTTACTGATATGTTGAAGTCTGTTATGACTTACGGAACAGGTACAGGAGCTAACGTATCTCGACTAAACATTGCAGGTAAAACTGGTACGACAAACTTTGATCAAGCAACATTGAACAAATATGGAATTCCAAGTAGTTCTGTACCAGATAGCTGGTTTGCAGGTTATACGCCTGAATATACTGCTGCAGTATGGACTGGATATTCAGAAACATCGTCAGAAAACCATCTAGATTACAACCAAAAACAGATCGCTAAACAATTATTCAAGCAATTGTTTGAACATATCTATAGTGGAAAATCAAGCGACGATTTCCAACGTCCAAGCAGTGTCGTACGTGTTAACGTTGAAGAAGGAACAAACCCTGCTCAACTACCAAGTGATAATACTCCTAAAGATAAAATAACTTGGGAGTACTTCGTAAAAGGAACAGAACCTACGAAGGTATCTGAACAATACAAACCACTTAATCCAGTTGATGGTTTACGAAGTGATTATACAAAACCGCTTGATCGAATTCTCATACAATGGGAATATAATAATGAGGATGATATCGTATTTGAAGTTCAACAATCGATCAACGGTAGTCAGTTCCAAACAGTACAGACAACAAAAGAAAATTTCTTAGTCATTAATAACCCTGTAAAAGGTGCAGATTATCAATTCCAGGTCATCGCTAAAACAGAATCAAATGCAAGTGAACCAGTTACAACACGTGTTAAAATTCCAGGGCGTTACAATGACGATTTACTCCCTCCAGGATTTGACAGTGATATAACTGATCATGATAAAAAGAAAGACGATAAAAAGAAGGACGACAAAAAGAAAGACAAGAAAAAAGATGATGAACCTCATGAATCAGAACCTGATGAAGATTTTAATGACGAGTATGATGAAACTCATGAGACAGAACCTTATGAAGAATTTGTTGACGAGCAAAATCGAATTTTTATTGAAAATTAA